CGTATCCATAGCTTTCTTGGAAAAGGAATTGCGTTCGGAAGTGCCTCGCATGCGCTCGGTACTGCTAAAACAATTGAGTATGGTGAATTAGCTGTTTCTATGAGTTCTGTATCTATGACACTAAGCGCTTTGCTTGGATCTATATTTGGCCCAATTGTAGTATGGATTTTCCATATTTAAAGAAAAACAGATAAGATTTTAGCTTGTTTATAATAAAAGAGAACTTCCGTACAGATGAACTGCACTTCTAATTGTTAGACACAACCTAACAATTAGAGGTGCAGTTTTTATATAAATAAATATTTGTTAGACATAAAGGTTTCAGCTGTTCACGACTACCTTCAGGAGGTGAAATCCCCTAAGGAAGTGTCTCAAGCTTATCGATCCAACATCGTAATACTAAAAAAGTGGGTAGCTCGATTTGAGAGGCATGGAGATTAAGCCTCTCTGTCCCAATATACAAATTATCCATTACCATTTAAAATAAACATAATTAAATATACCCGTACCATAAGAAACGACTACTTTCTTCTACCTTCCAGACGTTGAAATGATATCATGTAGATAATCCAGCTGAATTCTAACAACTACATAAAGCAAAATAAACAAAGCAGAGAAAGATATGAAAAACGATCCTTCTCTGCTTCTTATCTTATTTTAAGAAATGATCTTTGAAAAAGTCTAATTGATAATCTAATGTCATAGAATCATTAAACATAAAAGCATTTCCATCGACTTCAAATACGTGATGATTCTTCACAGCAGGCATTTCCTTATAGAGCTCTGTATTTTGATAAGAGTTCTCTTGATCTCTATATTTGCTAAGTATTAAATAGTCACCAACATATTCAGGGAGAACTTCTGAAGAAATTGTATGATATCCCTCTTTGCTCGTTGTTTCTTTTACTTTGTCAGGCATACTGAGCCCCATTGCTTGATAAAGAACTTCGGTTCCTCTTCCCCAGTTATCTCCTAATACCGCCATCTCTTTATTGTAACTTTCAACCACAGTGACTGTCGCATCTTCACCAATTTTCGCTTTAATTTCTTCACCAGCAGCCTTTGCTCGTGATTTAAAGTCTTCAATCCAACTTTTTGCTTCTTGTTCTTTATTGACAAGTTTGCCAATCTCCAAATGCTGAGTTAAATAATCGACTTTACCATACGTATAAGTGACCGTTGGTGCAATCTTTTGAAGCTTTTCCAGATTCTTATTTGTACTATCTCCTATAATTAAGTCGGGGTTTAAATCTATAATTTCTTCAATATCTTCATCTGATACTACAGGAACATTTTTTAACTGATCTTTAAATAAAGGGCTCTTTTTAGCCCATTCTTCTACTCCTACTATATTTACGTCAAGCGAGAGTAAATCTCCAACATAACTAGTTAACACAACAACTCTTTTAGGATGAGCAGGAACTTTCACAGGTCCATTTTCTGATTGATATGTAATGGTTTCTTTATTATCCTTACTTTCTTCTCCTGATGGCTTTTCTGTAGACTTGCTTCCGCAAGCACTCATTACAAGGACAAGAATTAACACAATCGGTATAAGTATTTTTTTCACTGTTGTTTTCCCCTTCTACTAATTAATACGTTAGATATTTTCATTTAATTCTTCTACATCTACTCTCTTTACCGTTCATCCATCCTTTTAACAAAATTAAAAACCTCCTCCCCATTCCTATTTTTTACATCAAAAAAGTTAACGATAATGATAATCAATTTCAATAGATTCATTCATATTATGCTTTTAAATTCCATTCCTGTCAATATACTCTTATAAGAATAGATCATAAATTCCGATCTTTTATCCTATTCTTCACCTTTCATTTTCTAAAAAAAGACCTCTCTTTATATAAAAGAGAGGTCTTTCCTTACTTTTCACATACATTCGTTAAACTAGAACCAATTACATAAGTCCTTGCTTTTAAGACTACATATGTTTACTTTTCTATATTCATACTATTCATATATCTACGCTATATTCTTAGCACAGCACCTACAATACTTGATACTTTTGAAGGTTAATCTATTGAACGCAATACTTCAAGTAACATTCCTTTAAACGCACTCCGATCAATAGCTTCGCAAACTCTTACATTTTTGAAGCGTTCTAAACGATTATTAATATCCACAAGACTGTATCCTCTTGTGAGTTCACCAACCGTTTCAACATCTACGTGATATAGATTTGACTCTGTCATAATTTCTTCGTTTGCTGCAACAGCAGCTAGTAATGTATCTGGATGAGTTGTTCCATTTAATTTATGAACACTTTTATTAAATTTCATAACTACTTTATTTACATCTTCGAAAAATTGCGCACCCTTTGTTGAAAGAGCTTCAATTTCACGATGATCGTTATCATCCATAACGGAGTACTTTGTACACATTTCCCAACCAACCATTGTAATAGGAATACCTGCATGAAGCACAATTTTTGCTGCTTCAGGATCCACAAAAAAATTATATTCTGCGCTTGGTGTAATATTTCCTAATGCATTGTTTGTACCACCCATAATGTACAAATGAGGAATTTTAGGAACGATAGCTGGATCTTTTTTTATGGCCATTGCAATATTTGTTAACGGTGCAATCGCTAATAAATGAATTTCTCCTGGATTTTCATGAATGGTTTCAATAAGAAAATCTACCGCATGTCCTTCCTCAGGAGGCTGGATTGCTTTTTCAAAAAACGAATCTCCCATTCCATCTTTTCCATGCACATCTTCAACTGTCCGATGTTGATTTTCCCCAAATCCCATTATTGGGCCTTCATATCCTTTATAAACAGGGACCTTTCCGCTTTTTCCCCCAACTTGAATTGTGTAAAGTGCATTTTCAACTTGTTGATCAAATTGAACGTTACCACCCGTTATCATAATTCCTTCAACTTTAAAATAATGAAGAGCCATTAAGATTGAAATTGTGTCATCACCGGCTGTATCTGTATCAATGATAACTCGTTTCTTCTCTAGCATGGAACAACCTCCGTCACTTTCTTTGCTAATTCTGTTATGTATTCAAAGAAAGCATCACGATCAACGTCATATACTACATTTACAGGTCGTCCATCAGAAGTTTCAACTGTTCGTCCTTGGCTTGGTCCCTCTCTATGTACGATACTGTTAATTCGCTCCACTTTCACAAGCTCAGGATTACCAACAAACGCAGTTGTTAATACATCCCACAGATAATAAGTCGAGTTTGTTGAAAAATGAACAAGTGGTGGCACCATGGCGTAGCACTGACCAAGAAAATCTACACCAAGATATCTTCGCTCCGCTGCCCAGCGCTCGCGTACATCTAAAGTGAGTGGTACTTGATTCGTACTTTCAAGTGCGACTAAATCAATTTCTATACTGCTGTCCCAAACGCGTCCAGCTGCTTCAGGGTCCCAAAATACGTTCCATTCTGCTGTTCCATCATGTTCAGGTTCATGAACATTTCCCTCTTCACGAAACGTTCCGCCCATCCAAACAAGTCGCTCAATCTTCTCCTCAATTTCAGGTGCTTCGTCTAATGCACGGGCAAGGTCTGTTAGCGGACCTGTAAATAGTAATGTTGTCTTTTCTTCAGTTGCATAAAGCGTTTCTATTAGATGAAGATGCGCCGGTTTATCAGCTACTTTTGTTACCACTTTTCCAGATTCATTTAAAATAGGTAAAGCGTCAACATAAAATGCGTGCATACGCCAGTCTTTTGGAAAAGGGTTTTTCCCACGTGAATTTGATTCAGCTACACTTAGATTACCGTCACCAAAACGGTCAACTATTTTACGACTTGCAAACATCGCAGGTTCTAAATAACAATCCGCTGGAATAACAGAAACGCCTGTAAGTTCAACATTATCCATCTGTAGTAATAAAAATAATGATATTAAATCATCGACACCGCCATCATGATTAAAGTATATTTTCTTTTTCATCTCCACTTCATCCCCTTTTATGAACTTTTTAAATAATCCTAACTTTATAAACGTATAATGTATCATTAAATTATGTCAATATATTTTCAGAAAATATTATAAATAAAAAGCCATGATATGATTATCCAAAATAAAAAGCTTTTAAGGGCTACCATCCTTAAAAGCTTTTTATTTTACAATCCTCCGACCAAAACGATATTTCTATAATTAATGACTATAATCTCTTCTTTTTCTCAATCATTAACGCTATTGTTGTATAAAAATTTGTTTACTCTTTTGATTCCTGATTACTTTTCATAACCTTCTGATCTTTGTTTTTTAAAGTTACTACTATAAATAAGGGTAACAATAACAATTAAGATTGTGAGAACAGCGTAAATATTACTGTAGTTCAGGCTATTATGTTCTAGTAGGAATGGATTAAGTTGAAGACTTGCATCTTTAATTTCTAGTGCTTTACTAATTAAGGTCGTTGCCGTTGCTCCAGCAATAAAATTCATCATCATGAAAATCCCCATGCCTACTCCTGCTTGTTCTTTTGGAAGTGAACGCGACACAGTGTTTCCTAGTGCGATTTGAATGAACGTTTGGCCAACATAAGCAAGAAGAAGAACAAACATAATTAAATATGGAGATGAACCTGCAATAATGGATAAAACTCCATAACCTAAGAAAAAACATAATAAAGCTGTATATGCGACAAATCCATTTCCTTTCTGATCTGCTAACTTGCCTCCTTTTCTCCCTAGCAGAGCGGCTAAAACAGCTCCAGGAAACATAACAAGCCCACTTAATAATGGGGACAAGCCATTGATTCCTTGAAGTAATAAAGGAGTGAGATACGGAATACCAAAGCCAATTCCTGAACTTAAAGCTGAAACAAGAAGTCCTGCTGAAAAGCTTTTATTCTTAAATAAAGAACCTTGAATAAATGGATTTTCTGTTGTACGAATTCGCCAAAGAAATAAAGTAAAAAAAACAATTCCAATAAACGCAAGCAATAAAGATCCTTGTGTAATGGCCAGAAGAAGAAAAGCAAGCGTTCCTGCCAGTAAAAAGGCTCCAATTAAATCTGTCTTACTTTTCACTTTTGCTTCCTCACTGTCTAAGAAGCTTCGAAAGAATGGGAGTGCAATAAGGATAAGAAGCGAAATTACAAAAAGATAGTGCCAGCTTATAAAGTTTGTAACAAGCCCTGCCACAATAGGTCCGACAGCTGTTCCAAACGCTGTTGCAGATGATGTAATTCCTAATGCTCTTCCCCTTGTTTCAGGTGTAAAATAGCGAGTTGGAATAATCATTGATGTTGCAGGCATAACAGAAGCACCCATAGCTTGCAAGATACGGCCTGCTAAAACAAACCAAAAACTCGGGGCTAAAAATCCGATTAATGAACCAACCGCAAAAATAAGTAATCCAATGGTTAATAAATTTTTCAGTTCATACTTGTCAGCAAGCTTTCCAAACATAACAGATCCAATTGCATATACAACAATATAACCTGTTACAATCCAGCCTGCTTGTGATGGCTGAAGGTGAAATTCCTCTGTAATCGTTGGAAGAGCAATATTAAACATCGTTGAATTCATGACTGAAATAACCATTGCAAAGGCCAAAATTAAAATAAGTTTTCTTTTCCGACTTTCATTGTTTTCTAGGATCGTTTCTTTCATTGTTTTCCCTCTTTCTAATTTAGCACAACATTTAATTAAATAAGGTCAGAGAGAACTCTCTCTCTAACCTTTATCATTTTCATTTGTTCTCTTGATTCGCCATCTTTAGATCAAGATTATGAATATTTGCAACTACTCGATCAAAACGAAGTGCCTGAGGTTCAGCTGGGAAAATATGAGCATCGTACTTATCACCTAAAGTACGGAAGAATGGTTCGAACAGACCTGATACAAGTACTCCTACCATTTTTGTATATGGAGAATCTAAACGGTATGAATGAACAGTATGAGCTGGAACGTGCAGAAAATCTCCAGGATTCAACTGAATTTCTTCCCCATCTGCCCACATTGTCATTTGACCTTCTAGGCAATAAAAAGTTTCTGTATGATGTTCATGATAATGATCAACGATGCGATCGCCTTTTGGTCCTTCAGATGAAACAACGATAAATTGTCCATCTGTATTTGTTTGTGCCGCAACAATTCGATGAAGCTGGTCACCTGTTAGAAGACGATCACCTTCTCCCGATTCAAGGACATATGGAACAACTTCCTCAGGACGTGTTGCATTTGTTACAAGTATCGCTTCTCCTTCTACGCTTTGTTCGTTTGATACAAACTCAATATCTGAAAGAGCTGCACCTTGCAAGAAACGCTCATATGCTAATTCTTCTCCATATGGAGGATGTTCCACATGTTCATAAGGTGTACCAATTTCAGTATAGAAGTTCGCAACATTTCCTTTCATTGTATATGAAACAAGGCGGGTGCGATGACTTTGCATTGTGTAGCTGTGAGTTGTGCCTGCTGGAATTTGAGCATAATCTCCTGATACAAGAAGATGTTTTTCTCCATTAAGGATGAGTTCTACTTTTCCATCTAAAACAAGAATGCCTTCATGTGTTTCTTTATGAAAATGAAGGGGAAAAGCATCTCCTTTGCCACCTGCAAGTAAGACGATTTCAAACATATCGCCTGTGCTTTTTCCATTTGCCATAATTGTAGCTACTTGACGTCCAAAGAGATAGCGTGGACCCTCCCCATTTCGTAATAAATAAGGTACTTTTTCTTTTGGTAATTTACTTGTTAATGTTGCCATTATATTTCCTCCTCTATATTAGACCGATCTATATAATTATACTCGCAATAGACCAATTTGCATATTTTTGTGTACCGACCGGTCTACAATTTTTGATTATAAAGCAAAGAGTAACAAAATGCTACCCTTTTTTTCGTAAAATATATGGGATTTGCTTTGAAATAAGAAGAAGAGGCCCTTTATCTTTGTGTGCTAACGAAAACATAACGCCGCCTTCAATCATCGAGTTGATAGTCATTCCAAGATCTTCTGCTTCGTCCTTTTCATATCCATATTGCATTAATTTATCAGCAAAAATATCAGCCCAATTTTTAAAAACTTCCACACATATACATCGCAAAGGTTCACTAATGAGAGCTGTTTCACTTGCTAATAATCCAACAGGAATTCCTTCAATACGTTCTGGATCATTAAACTGGTTAGCTGTTACACTTATAAAATGTTGAATGGCTTCAACAGGGTCTAAGCTTTTTGCCATGCTCTCTTTAATTTGTTTTTCAATATATTCACCTGTATATTTTACAGCTTCAATTGCTAGCTCCTCTTTTCCATTAGGAAAGTGATAATAAACAGAGCCTCGAGGTGATCCACTTTCTTTTATAATTTGATTCAAACCTGTTGCATGATATCCTTGCAATTGAAAAAGATATGCTGCTGTTTGAATAATTCGTTCTCTTGCTTCACCTTTCACTTTCATCAAACTTCCTCCTACCTATTATGAAGACCAATCGGTTTAAGTATAGAAAACGAACGTTCAAAAGTCAAAAACTACTTGTAATCGTTAAATGTATGCTTTTTTCATCTTCTACTAAAATAAACAACTCTTTTAAAAAATGCTTCCCCTAATACAATGGTATATATATTATAACTCTTTTATAAACATTTTGAGTATACTTACCCTCTTCTCTTAAACAATGCTATCTCCATATTAAGTCAATGAGAAAGAGGGATTTTTCTTTCTTATACGTTTGCCGCTCAAATAAAGAAATTTATAAAATTCTCTCTTATAAATTATTGTAGAATCATTTTTATTAATATACAATATGATAGATAAAACGCAAAGAGCTTCCATATATCTCTTGTAGACACAAATACGAGATACTTCGGTATCCTTTTTCAACTGACTTTTCTTCCTGTTTAAAAAGGGGTTCTCTTCATTTTCTACTTAACTGGCTTTTCCAAAATAAAAGCTGAAACTTATGAAGCCTTATCCCTTCTATTCAGTATAGAGAAAGTTTTTTACTATATTGGAGAATATATTTTAGTGAACTTATGTTGATTTGCCTTATTTGCTCTACAAAGGAAATGGTTCTCTTTTTGCAAAACTTATGGAGGGATATATGAAATATTTAGTGGGGATTTTAGGTCTCCTTATTGTATTCGGACTAGCTTTTTTAATAAGCAAAGACCGGAAAGAAATCAAATATAAGCCACTTTTGGTCATGGTCATTTTACAACTTTTGTTGGCAATTGTACTTCTTAATACAAAGTTTGGATTTGTTGTTATTGATGCCATTGCCACAACATTTTCAACGCTATTAGATTATGCCAGCGCAGGGATTGCTTTTGTTTTCGGTGGCATTGCAAATGACGGGGAAGCTCCCTTTTTCTTAACTGTTCTTCTTCCGATTGTGTTCATTTCAGCTTTAATTGGCATCCTTCAGCATATCAAAGTTCTTCCGTTCGTCATGAAATGGATTGGGCTTGGCCTTAGTAAAATTAATGGCATGGGAAAACTTGAATCTTACAATGCCGTTGCTTCAGCAATTGTTGGGCAATCAGAAGTATTTATCACAGTTAAAAAGCAGCTTGATAAATTACCTCCACACCGACTTTACACACTTTGCACGTCCGCAATGTCGACGGTTTCAATGTCAATCGTCGGAGCTTATATGACAATGATTGAACCTAAATATGTTGTAACAGCCATTGTTTTGAACTTGTTTGGTGGATTTATGATTGCTTCAATTATTAACCCATATAAAGTTTCACCTGAAACAGACCTTTTAGAAGCGGATCAAGACGAAGAAAAGCAAACGTTTTTTGAGATGCTAGGTGAATATATTTTAGATGGATTTAAAGTAGCGGTTATTGTGGGCGCTATGCTCATTGGATTTGTCGCACTAATGGAAGGAATTGATAGCGTTTTTGAGATGATTTTTGGCGTTACCTTCCAACATTTGCTTGGCTATGTTTTTGCTCCATTCGCTTTTATAATGGGAATTCCTGCATCTGAAGTTGTTTCAGCTGGAGGGATTATGGCAACGAAGATGGTAACAAATGAATTTGTTGCCATGATGAACTTATCTGAAATGGCGTCTGAATTTAGTCCAAGAACGTTAGGCATTGTCTCTGTATTTTTAGTTTCATTTGCTAACTTTTCTTCAATCGGCATTTTATCGGGAGCTGTTAAAGGACTAAGTGAAAAACAAGGTAACGTTGTAGCTCGTTTTGGGCTTCGCTTACTATACGGAGCTGTTCTTGTTAGTTTCTTATCAGCCATTATCGTCAGCTTCATTTTATAGCCTATAAAAAAAGAACTTCATATGAAGTTCTTTTTTTTCGTTTCAGCACTTTTTAGTATGGAATGCCTAAGTCTTCTTCTCATATTTCTTGAAGTGTATATCTTAATTTATGCTCTGCTTTTGGATAATACTAACGAACATCAGTAGAATGCCGCTTAATAATCTGATGCTCAACAGTAATCTTCTTACGTTCCTTTGAAGATGTTGCAAGCTGTTTCAACAAGCAATCTGCAGCTTCATATCCTAATTTGTAGATATTGATATCAACAGACGTTAAAGAAGGAGTTGAAACCTCTGCGAGCAAGAGATTATTGAAACTTATCACAGAAACGGCTTTTGGAACAGAAATCTCTAGTTCAGCTAAAATATAAAGTACTTTAAGCGCTACAAAATCATCTGCAACAACTAGAGCTGTTGGACAGTCTTCTAAACTCATAAGATATACTATCTCTTTTTTCATTTCTTCTTCTGTTAGCTCTTCATGGACAATATAACGACTCCTTAATGAAATCCCTTTCTGTTGGAGAGCTTTTTTATATCCTAGTAAGCGATCGTTTGTAAACATAAAGCTAATATCTCCACCAATAAAGCCAATACGCTCATGACCGAGTTCAAGCAAGTAATTTGTAGCATCTTTGCCTGCTTTGTAATTATCATTATCAATATATGTAATTTGTTCTTCATTTTGAAACGGCTTGCCAATTACCGTAAAGGGAAAATTGACATCTAAAAGATAATCAATAATTTGATCGTCCTCTCGTGAATAAAGCATAACAATTCCATCAACCCGTCTTCCTTGT
This sequence is a window from Priestia filamentosa. Protein-coding genes within it:
- a CDS encoding MFS transporter, with product MKETILENNESRKRKLILILAFAMVISVMNSTMFNIALPTITEEFHLQPSQAGWIVTGYIVVYAIGSVMFGKLADKYELKNLLTIGLLIFAVGSLIGFLAPSFWFVLAGRILQAMGASVMPATSMIIPTRYFTPETRGRALGITSSATAFGTAVGPIVAGLVTNFISWHYLFVISLLILIALPFFRSFLDSEEAKVKSKTDLIGAFLLAGTLAFLLLAITQGSLLLAFIGIVFFTLFLWRIRTTENPFIQGSLFKNKSFSAGLLVSALSSGIGFGIPYLTPLLLQGINGLSPLLSGLVMFPGAVLAALLGRKGGKLADQKGNGFVAYTALLCFFLGYGVLSIIAGSSPYLIMFVLLLAYVGQTFIQIALGNTVSRSLPKEQAGVGMGIFMMMNFIAGATATTLISKALEIKDASLQLNPFLLEHNSLNYSNIYAVLTILIVIVTLIYSSNFKKQRSEGYEK
- a CDS encoding quercetin 2,3-dioxygenase, which gives rise to MATLTSKLPKEKVPYLLRNGEGPRYLFGRQVATIMANGKSTGDMFEIVLLAGGKGDAFPLHFHKETHEGILVLDGKVELILNGEKHLLVSGDYAQIPAGTTHSYTMQSHRTRLVSYTMKGNVANFYTEIGTPYEHVEHPPYGEELAYERFLQGAALSDIEFVSNEQSVEGEAILVTNATRPEEVVPYVLESGEGDRLLTGDQLHRIVAAQTNTDGQFIVVSSEGPKGDRIVDHYHEHHTETFYCLEGQMTMWADGEEIQLNPGDFLHVPAHTVHSYRLDSPYTKMVGVLVSGLFEPFFRTLGDKYDAHIFPAEPQALRFDRVVANIHNLDLKMANQENK
- a CDS encoding NupC/NupG family nucleoside CNT transporter, giving the protein MKYLVGILGLLIVFGLAFLISKDRKEIKYKPLLVMVILQLLLAIVLLNTKFGFVVIDAIATTFSTLLDYASAGIAFVFGGIANDGEAPFFLTVLLPIVFISALIGILQHIKVLPFVMKWIGLGLSKINGMGKLESYNAVASAIVGQSEVFITVKKQLDKLPPHRLYTLCTSAMSTVSMSIVGAYMTMIEPKYVVTAIVLNLFGGFMIASIINPYKVSPETDLLEADQDEEKQTFFEMLGEYILDGFKVAVIVGAMLIGFVALMEGIDSVFEMIFGVTFQHLLGYVFAPFAFIMGIPASEVVSAGGIMATKMVTNEFVAMMNLSEMASEFSPRTLGIVSVFLVSFANFSSIGILSGAVKGLSEKQGNVVARFGLRLLYGAVLVSFLSAIIVSFIL
- a CDS encoding nucleoside hydrolase → MKKKIYFNHDGGVDDLISLFLLLQMDNVELTGVSVIPADCYLEPAMFASRKIVDRFGDGNLSVAESNSRGKNPFPKDWRMHAFYVDALPILNESGKVVTKVADKPAHLHLIETLYATEEKTTLLFTGPLTDLARALDEAPEIEEKIERLVWMGGTFREEGNVHEPEHDGTAEWNVFWDPEAAGRVWDSSIEIDLVALESTNQVPLTLDVRERWAAERRYLGVDFLGQCYAMVPPLVHFSTNSTYYLWDVLTTAFVGNPELVKVERINSIVHREGPSQGRTVETSDGRPVNVVYDVDRDAFFEYITELAKKVTEVVPC
- a CDS encoding iron-hydroxamate ABC transporter substrate-binding protein, producing MKKILIPIVLILVLVMSACGSKSTEKPSGEESKDNKETITYQSENGPVKVPAHPKRVVVLTSYVGDLLSLDVNIVGVEEWAKKSPLFKDQLKNVPVVSDEDIEEIIDLNPDLIIGDSTNKNLEKLQKIAPTVTYTYGKVDYLTQHLEIGKLVNKEQEAKSWIEDFKSRAKAAGEEIKAKIGEDATVTVVESYNKEMAVLGDNWGRGTEVLYQAMGLSMPDKVKETTSKEGYHTISSEVLPEYVGDYLILSKYRDQENSYQNTELYKEMPAVKNHHVFEVDGNAFMFNDSMTLDYQLDFFKDHFLK
- a CDS encoding LacI family DNA-binding transcriptional regulator, yielding MAVTIKDVAKLANVAPSTVSRVIANNTRISEKTKRRVREAMEELGYHPNLNARSLANSSTKTLGLVMPSSAEKAFQNPFFPEVLRGISTKAHEEKYALLISTGVTEKEIYEAVVGMVQGRRVDGIVMLYSREDDQIIDYLLDVNFPFTVIGKPFQNEEQITYIDNDNYKAGKDATNYLLELGHERIGFIGGDISFMFTNDRLLGYKKALQQKGISLRSRYIVHEELTEEEMKKEIVYLMSLEDCPTALVVADDFVALKVLYILAELEISVPKAVSVISFNNLLLAEVSTPSLTSVDINIYKLGYEAADCLLKQLATSSKERKKITVEHQIIKRHSTDVR
- a CDS encoding TetR/AcrR family transcriptional regulator yields the protein MKVKGEARERIIQTAAYLFQLQGYHATGLNQIIKESGSPRGSVYYHFPNGKEELAIEAVKYTGEYIEKQIKESMAKSLDPVEAIQHFISVTANQFNDPERIEGIPVGLLASETALISEPLRCICVEVFKNWADIFADKLMQYGYEKDEAEDLGMTINSMIEGGVMFSLAHKDKGPLLLISKQIPYILRKKG
- a CDS encoding nucleoside hydrolase translates to MLEKKRVIIDTDTAGDDTISILMALHYFKVEGIMITGGNVQFDQQVENALYTIQVGGKSGKVPVYKGYEGPIMGFGENQHRTVEDVHGKDGMGDSFFEKAIQPPEEGHAVDFLIETIHENPGEIHLLAIAPLTNIAMAIKKDPAIVPKIPHLYIMGGTNNALGNITPSAEYNFFVDPEAAKIVLHAGIPITMVGWEMCTKYSVMDDNDHREIEALSTKGAQFFEDVNKVVMKFNKSVHKLNGTTHPDTLLAAVAANEEIMTESNLYHVDVETVGELTRGYSLVDINNRLERFKNVRVCEAIDRSAFKGMLLEVLRSID